One genomic region from Evansella sp. LMS18 encodes:
- a CDS encoding M20 family metallopeptidase, with product MTIKNHANELEPYIEGKQDEMLQLIEQLVNIDSGSYIKEGVDQVGVILKEQYEAQGFTVDVKEQEMFGNHLVIQHKEADDPKIIIVAHMDTVFPKGTVLERPFRIEGDFAYGPGVIDMKSSHVTLLYAVKALLEAGDDAAKNVQIVLTSDEEIGSHTSRQLIEDLSEGKEYALIMEPARKDGSLVSARRGGGRYTLKVKGKAVHSGIEPQNGRSAIEELAHKVIQLHSLTDHEEGVSVNVGLIEGGTSVNTVADTAVAQVDLRITKMDQADQLAEKIEEFCAETDVDGTSIVLEGEITRPPMEKNEQTVELLEKVKEVGEEIGLDVVDTATGGGGDASFTSAKGVATVDGFGPVGGNAHSDKEYLDIRSLEERATLLAKTIQRLS from the coding sequence ATGACTATAAAGAATCACGCAAATGAACTGGAACCTTATATAGAAGGAAAACAGGACGAAATGCTCCAGTTGATAGAACAACTTGTTAATATAGACAGCGGCTCCTATATAAAAGAAGGAGTTGATCAGGTGGGGGTCATCCTGAAGGAGCAATATGAGGCACAAGGTTTTACCGTAGACGTTAAAGAGCAGGAGATGTTCGGCAACCACCTTGTGATTCAGCATAAGGAAGCTGATGACCCAAAAATCATAATAGTAGCCCATATGGACACTGTTTTTCCAAAAGGTACTGTATTGGAACGCCCTTTCCGGATAGAAGGGGATTTTGCATACGGGCCCGGCGTCATAGATATGAAATCAAGCCATGTGACTTTGCTTTATGCTGTAAAAGCGTTGCTCGAGGCGGGAGATGACGCTGCTAAAAATGTACAGATCGTTCTGACAAGTGACGAGGAAATAGGTTCCCACACTTCACGGCAGCTCATTGAAGACCTGTCCGAGGGGAAAGAATATGCGCTGATAATGGAGCCGGCAAGAAAGGATGGCTCATTAGTTTCCGCAAGAAGAGGCGGAGGCCGTTACACTTTAAAAGTAAAAGGAAAAGCCGTCCATTCAGGAATTGAGCCTCAGAACGGCAGAAGCGCCATTGAAGAGCTTGCACATAAAGTGATCCAGCTTCACAGCCTTACTGATCATGAGGAAGGTGTTAGTGTCAATGTTGGATTAATTGAAGGGGGCACATCTGTGAACACAGTAGCTGATACTGCAGTGGCTCAGGTGGACCTTCGAATCACAAAGATGGACCAGGCAGATCAGCTGGCGGAAAAAATAGAGGAATTCTGTGCTGAGACAGATGTAGACGGAACTTCCATCGTGCTGGAAGGGGAGATCACCCGCCCCCCTATGGAAAAAAATGAGCAGACGGTAGAGCTGCTTGAGAAAGTGAAAGAGGTAGGGGAAGAAATCGGACTGGATGTCGTTGATACTGCAACAGGCGGAGGAGGAGACGCTTCCTTTACGTCCGCTAAAGGGGTGGCTACTGTTGACGGTTTTGGTCCGGTCGGCGGGAACGCGCACAGTGACAAAGAATACCTGGATATCAGATCATTGGAAGAGCGGGCAACACTGCTGGCAAAAACAATTCAG